The following are encoded together in the Salvia hispanica cultivar TCC Black 2014 chromosome 6, UniMelb_Shisp_WGS_1.0, whole genome shotgun sequence genome:
- the LOC125195743 gene encoding 60S ribosomal protein L37a-1 yields MAKRTKKVGIVGKYGTRYGASLRKQIKKMEVSQHSKYFCEFCGKYAVKRQAVGIWGCKDCGKVKAGGAYTMNTASAVTVRSTIRRLREATES; encoded by the exons ATG GCCAAGAGAACCAAGAAGGTTGGGATTGTTGGGAAGTACG GCACCCGATATGGTGCTAGTTTGAGGAAGCAGATTAAGAAGATGGAGGTTAGCCAGCACAGCAAGTACTTTTGTGAGTTCTGTGGAAAG TATGCAGTGAAGAGACAGGCTGTTGGCATCTGGGGATGCAAGGATTGTGGCAAAGTGAAAGCAGGCGGTGCTTACACCATGAA CACTGCTAGTGCCGTCACCGTGAGGAGCACGATCAGAAGGCTGAGGGAGGCAACTGAGAGTTAA
- the LOC125196037 gene encoding casein kinase II subunit beta-1-like codes for MNMYRDRGAGGSSKAGEVLDRKRINDALDKHLEKSSPSKSRNKGSALAMPSTSAAAGKHVDLRDIRSSTALTASKTKLSEEESETDSEESDVSGSDGDDTSWVSWFCNLRGNEFFCEVDDEYIQDDFNLCGLSNQVPYYEYALDLILDVESSHGDMYTEEQNELVESAAEMLYGLIHVRYILTSKGMAAMLEKYKNYEFGRCPRVYCCGQSCLPVGQSDIPRSSTVKIYCPKCDDIYYPRSKYQDIDGAYFGTTFPNLFLMTYGHLKPQKPTQNYVPRVFGFKMHKP; via the exons ATGAACATGTACAGAGATCGAGGGGCAGGTGGCTCATCCAAGGCCGGAGAGGTGTTGGATCGGAAGCGAATCAACGATGCGCTGGATAAACATTTGGAGAAATCGTCGCCTTCCAAATCAAGAAACAAGGGTTCCGCCCTAGCGATGCcctccacctccgccgccgccggcaAGCATGTTGATCTCAGGGACATCCGTTCTTCAACCGCCCTCACCGCCAGCAAAACCAAGCTCTCCGAgg aGGAATCTGAAACAGACAGTGAAGAGTCTGATGTCAGTGGTTCTGACGGAGATGATACATCTTGGGTTTCATGGTTTTGCAACTTGCGTGGAAATGAGTTTTTTTGTGAAGTTGACGATGAATATATTCAGGATGATTTCAATCTATGTGGATTGAGCAATCAAGTCCCGTATTATGAGTATGCACTTGATCTAATACTGGATGTAGAATCATCTCATG GTGATATGTATACCGAGGAACAGAATGAATTAGTTGAATCAGCTGCAGAAATGCTGTATGGCCTTATTCATGTCCGTTACATCTTGACAAGCAAGGGAATGGCTGCTATG TTAGAGAAGTATAAAAACTATGAGTTTGGAAGATGCCCTAGAGTCTACTGCTGTGGACAGTCATGCCTTCCAGTTGGACAATCAGACATCCCACGCTCAAGTACTGTGAAGATTTACTGTCCAAAATGCGATGACATTTACTACCCTCGATCTAAATACCAAG ATATCGATGGGGCATATTTCGGAACCACATTCCCCAACCTGTTCTTGATGACATACGGACACCTCAAGCCTCAGAAGCCAACTCAGAACTATGTCCCTAGAGTTTTTGGCTTCAAGATGCACAAGCCTTGA
- the LOC125195742 gene encoding alsin-like, with protein sequence MHQKKSELQIGTESSGVSSDFNPTPPLPPSSLTQKHPHFSQTNPPPSSSPGPAPDLQILINDENQQLEPNDPFTSKPTPFKRPHLQQQFSRSLTKTPTLSNALHRYGVDPPAKFSLFHNRSQKFLTHFHHHLRHLRRRLRLHLRLILLLSLPFFYFLVSHPSRSFILDFLSAFAFSAVLLFSLNLAIPRLPTIRLFLAKSLPIKINAKGRVSRPHFPVLWSIGSRQKADKKAISGCYVQAYTNGDVYEGEFHKGKCSGSGVYYYYMSGRYEGDWVDGKYDGYGVETWARGSRYRGQYRQGLRHGFGVYRFYTGDVYAGEWSSGQSHGCGVHTCEDGSRYVGEFKWGVKHGLGHYHFRNGDRYAGEYFADKMHGFGVYCFANGHRYEGAWHEGRRQGLGMYTFRSGETQSGHWQNGILDIPSTQSNVYPVSPVAVNHSRVLNVVQEARRAAEKAYEVSKVDERVNRAVTAANRAANAGRVAAVKAVQKQMHHKSNSDDFPIPIM encoded by the exons ATGCATCAGAAAAAATCTGAATTACAGATCGGAACAGAAAGCAGCGGCGTCTCTTCCGATTTCAACCCCACCCCTCCCCTCCCCCCTTCCTCCCTCACCCAGAAACACCCCCATTTCTCTCAAACCAATCCGCCGCCTTCGTCCTCGCCTGGGCCCGCTCCCGACCTCCAAATCCTCATCAACGATGAGAATCAGCAGCTGGAGCCGAATGACCCTTTTACCTCCAAGCCCACCCCCTTCAAGAGACCCCATCTCCAGCAGCAATTCTCCCGTTCCCTCACCAAGACTCCGACTCTCTCCAACGCTCTCCACAGATACGGCGTGGACCCACCTGCAAAATTCAGTCTTTTCCACAATAGGTCTCAGAAATTCTTGACCCAtttccaccaccacctccgccACCTGCGCCGCCGTCTCCGCCTTCACCTCCGCCTCATCCTTCTCCTCAGCCTCCCTTTCTTTTACTTCCTGGTCTCTCACCCTTCCAGGTCATTCATTCTTGATTTCTTATCCGCTTTCGCCTTCTCGGCCGTCCTCCTTTTTTCCCTCAATTTAGCAATCCCGAGGCTCCCCACGATTAGGTTGTTCCTTGCCAAGTCCTTGCCGATTAAGATAAATGCCAAGGGTCGTGTGAGTCGGCCTCATTTTCCGGTGCTTTGGTCGATTGGTTCGAGGCAGAAGGCGGACAAGAAGGCCATTTCCGGGTGTTATGTTCAAGCATACACCAATGGGGATGTCTATGAGGGTGAGTTTCATAAGGGGAAATGTAGTGGCAGTGGGGTGTATTACTATTACATGAGTGGGAGGTATGAGGGTGATTGGGTTGATGGCAAGTATGATGGCTATGGCGTTGAGACGTGGGCACGGGGCAGCCGGTATAGAGGGCAGTACCGGCAAGGCCTTAGGCATGGTTTCGGAGTATATAGGTTTTATACTGGTGATGTTTACGCAGGGGAATGGTCTAGTGGGCAGAGCCATGGGTGTGGGGTTCATACCTGCGAGGATGGTAGCCGATATGTAGGAGAGTTTAAGTGGGGTGTTAAACATGGGCTTGGACACTATCATTTCAG AAATGGAGATAGATATGCCGGAGAGTATTTTGCAGACAAAATGCATGGATTTGGGGTGTACTGTTTTGCAAATGGCCATCGTTATGAGGGTGCCTGGCATGAGGGGAGGAGACAGGGGCTCGGAATGTACACTTTCAGAAGTGGTGAAACTCAGTCGGGCCACTGGCAAAATGGAATTCTTGATATTCCAAGCACACAGAGCAATGTATATCCTGTTTCCCCCGTTGCTGTCAATCACTCTAGAGTGCTTAACGTTGTTCAG GAAGCTCGGCGAGCAGCAGAAAAGGCGTATGAAGTGAGCAAGGTGGACGAGAGAGTGAACAGAGCAGTAACAGCTGCTAACAGGGCAGCTAATGCAGGAAGAGTAGCAGCAGTCAAAGCTGTGCAAAAGCAAATGCATCACAAAAGCAACAGCGATGACTTCCCGATTCCTATCATGTAA